One Paenibacillus riograndensis SBR5 DNA segment encodes these proteins:
- a CDS encoding GNAT family N-acetyltransferase, with translation MGETAASGLSFTEIGEEHLAEAVNIYNYYVLNTTVSFHTEPLDEAAMRESVLGGDPRFKSYAILKNGEMQGYVLIARHKNKQAYDSSGEISVYLKPGSGGKGLGGKALSFIEERAAELGFHVLVATVCADNEPSRRLFTRHGYEQSALFKEIGCKFGRWLDIASYQKIIGRTV, from the coding sequence ATGGGAGAAACAGCAGCAAGCGGGTTGTCTTTTACGGAGATTGGGGAAGAGCATCTGGCTGAGGCAGTAAATATTTATAATTATTACGTGCTGAATACGACGGTTTCCTTTCATACAGAGCCGCTGGATGAGGCTGCTATGCGGGAGTCGGTGCTGGGCGGCGATCCGCGCTTCAAGTCCTACGCCATTTTGAAGAACGGCGAAATGCAGGGTTATGTCCTGATTGCCAGACACAAGAACAAACAGGCCTATGACAGCTCCGGCGAAATCAGCGTTTATCTGAAGCCGGGCAGCGGCGGGAAGGGACTCGGCGGGAAAGCGCTCAGCTTCATTGAGGAGCGTGCGGCCGAGCTCGGTTTTCACGTGCTGGTGGCAACGGTATGCGCGGACAATGAACCGAGCCGCCGGCTGTTCACCAGACACGGATATGAGCAAAGCGCTTTGTTCAAGGAAATCGGCTGCAAATTCGGCAGATGGCTGGATATCGCAAGCTACCAGAAAATTATCGGACGGACGGTTTAG
- a CDS encoding threonine/serine exporter family protein, protein MILQLITSFIAAATFCILFNAPVRALVQCGFAGMVGWMLYLQLDEKWDTVVATFVATVAVGVISQFFARSFKMPVIIFSVGGIIPLVPGGLAYDAMRKFVENDNNLAIQFAVQALLLSGAIATGLVLSEVLGQMFRRKNGRST, encoded by the coding sequence ATGATTTTGCAACTGATAACCAGTTTTATTGCCGCTGCCACCTTCTGCATTCTGTTCAATGCGCCGGTGCGCGCCTTGGTACAATGCGGGTTTGCCGGGATGGTGGGCTGGATGCTGTATCTGCAGCTCGATGAAAAATGGGATACCGTGGTCGCCACCTTTGTAGCCACTGTAGCGGTCGGGGTGATCAGCCAGTTCTTCGCCCGCTCCTTCAAGATGCCGGTCATCATCTTCAGCGTCGGCGGCATTATCCCGCTGGTCCCGGGCGGTCTGGCGTATGACGCCATGCGCAAGTTCGTCGAGAATGACAACAATCTGGCCATCCAGTTTGCCGTCCAGGCCCTGCTGCTCAGCGGAGCGATCGCAACCGGCCTTGTGCTCAGCGAGGTGCTCGGACAGATGTTCCGGCGGAAGAACGGCCGAAGCACATAA
- a CDS encoding threonine/serine exporter family protein: MDSTSSNSKTSTHDIIDLCLLAGKIMLQSGAETYRVEDTMSRMAASLGFPGSHSYVTPTVIMFTTSRTEPVKLFRIAERTTDLQKVSEVNDISRRLSERQITANEARERLGVVDDAAHAYPAWLQIAAAALTGACFTVMFKGSLWDALPALLVSGLGFAAATYLHRLVQIRFFAEFTASFLIGLLAFFSVRLGVGREMDKIIIGSVMPLVPGLLITNAVRDLMAGHLVSGLSKGADAFLTAFAIGTGIGLVLSLF; encoded by the coding sequence TTGGATAGCACAAGCAGCAACAGCAAAACCTCCACGCATGACATTATCGACCTGTGCCTGCTGGCCGGCAAAATCATGCTGCAAAGCGGTGCGGAAACTTACCGCGTGGAGGACACCATGAGCCGTATGGCGGCATCGCTCGGCTTTCCGGGCTCGCACAGCTACGTAACGCCGACGGTCATTATGTTCACCACCAGCCGGACGGAGCCGGTGAAGCTGTTCCGGATTGCCGAACGGACGACCGATCTGCAGAAGGTTTCGGAGGTTAACGACATCTCACGGCGGTTGAGTGAACGCCAGATCACGGCAAATGAAGCCCGCGAACGGCTGGGCGTCGTAGACGATGCGGCCCATGCTTATCCGGCCTGGCTGCAGATTGCAGCCGCTGCGCTAACGGGAGCCTGCTTCACGGTCATGTTCAAAGGCAGCCTGTGGGATGCCCTGCCTGCCCTCCTGGTGTCCGGTCTCGGGTTCGCCGCGGCCACATATCTGCACCGGCTTGTACAGATCCGGTTCTTCGCAGAATTCACCGCCTCCTTTCTGATCGGACTGCTCGCCTTTTTCTCTGTGAGGCTCGGCGTGGGCCGGGAAATGGACAAGATTATTATCGGCTCGGTGATGCCGCTTGTGCCCGGACTGCTTATTACAAATGCGGTCCGCGATTTGATGGCCGGCCATCTGGTCTCCGGCCTCTCCAAGGGAGCCGACGCCTTCCTGACGGCGTTTGCCATCGGGACAGGCATCGGGCTTGTGCTGTCACTTTTTTGA
- a CDS encoding YitT family protein, whose amino-acid sequence MNAFVKYAVILLAGLLIATGTNFFLVPYKILDGGIIGIALIINYISGAKIGLAIIMCSAPVFLLAWLKERDIFYSSVLGLVISSFMIELIGPLQYYFLYYVELGSVSSAIIGGFLMGTGLGLMLRFGASTGGTDLLAKFIKRYIPLNLGVIIFLTDALIIGAGGLLISKETFFHSILTILSGGVATGLCTLEK is encoded by the coding sequence ATGAACGCTTTTGTCAAGTATGCCGTTATCCTTCTCGCAGGCTTGCTGATCGCCACAGGCACGAACTTCTTTCTGGTTCCTTACAAAATACTTGATGGGGGAATTATCGGCATCGCTCTCATAATTAATTATATTTCCGGGGCAAAAATTGGACTGGCCATCATTATGTGCAGTGCTCCCGTCTTCCTCCTCGCCTGGCTGAAGGAGCGGGATATTTTTTACAGCAGTGTGCTGGGCCTCGTAATTTCCTCCTTTATGATTGAGCTTATTGGCCCCCTTCAATATTACTTCCTGTATTATGTAGAGCTTGGCTCGGTTTCCAGCGCGATTATTGGCGGTTTCCTGATGGGCACCGGCCTTGGGCTTATGCTGCGGTTCGGAGCGAGTACAGGCGGTACGGATCTGCTGGCCAAGTTCATTAAACGCTATATTCCGCTCAACCTGGGAGTCATCATATTTCTGACAGATGCCCTGATTATCGGAGCCGGCGGCCTGCTGATCTCCAAAGAAACCTTTTTCCACTCCATCCTGACCATCCTCTCCGGCGGTGTGGCAACCGGTCTATGCACCCTTGAAAAATAA
- a CDS encoding helix-turn-helix transcriptional regulator codes for MPFNPSYIHLAAPPFPYFLEGDRTVYQPGDQHPNRSRMGKFDLLIVEQGCLFIGEEHKQWAVPAGHTLLLLPDRYHYSVKPCEETTSFVWLHFHTVAEWVEAEGDPVYASREEHLQKFLTYPYTIRVPQFASLPDPFERSGQAELLLQLGQGRRSSAVWQQQRIFEDMLRMLDLGQQDAGGSPGAEIAERTEAYLRNHYTEPLTNVSLADALHFHYNYLARCMKRVYGLTPMEYLTDYRLEQAKLLLLKTEIPIAGVAERTGFESTAYFSRRFASKVGISPLRFRKRYSR; via the coding sequence ATGCCATTTAATCCATCTTATATCCATTTGGCGGCACCGCCTTTCCCTTATTTTCTGGAGGGGGACCGCACCGTCTATCAGCCGGGGGATCAGCATCCCAACCGCAGCCGCATGGGGAAATTCGATCTGCTGATTGTTGAACAGGGCTGCCTGTTCATTGGCGAGGAGCATAAACAGTGGGCTGTGCCAGCCGGGCATACCCTGCTTCTTCTGCCGGACCGCTACCACTACTCAGTTAAGCCCTGCGAGGAAACGACGTCCTTCGTATGGCTGCATTTTCACACCGTAGCCGAATGGGTTGAGGCCGAGGGTGATCCCGTATATGCCAGCCGGGAAGAGCATCTTCAGAAGTTCCTCACCTATCCTTATACCATCCGTGTGCCGCAGTTCGCTTCCCTGCCCGATCCTTTTGAGCGAAGCGGCCAAGCAGAGCTGCTGCTGCAGCTGGGCCAGGGAAGGCGTTCCAGCGCCGTATGGCAGCAGCAGCGGATTTTTGAGGACATGCTGCGGATGCTGGATCTTGGCCAGCAGGATGCCGGAGGAAGCCCCGGGGCGGAGATTGCCGAACGGACGGAAGCCTATTTACGCAATCACTATACAGAGCCGCTGACTAATGTCAGCCTGGCGGATGCGCTGCATTTCCACTATAACTATCTGGCGCGCTGCATGAAACGGGTCTACGGGCTGACTCCTATGGAATATTTAACCGATTACCGGCTGGAGCAGGCCAAGCTGCTGCTGCTGAAGACCGAAATCCCCATTGCCGGCGTTGCCGAACGCACCGGATTTGAGAGCACGGCCTATTTCTCACGGCGTTTTGCCAGCAAGGTTGGCATCTCCCCCTTGCGCTTCCGCAAACGCTATTCCCGCTAA
- a CDS encoding glycoside hydrolase family 127 protein — protein MNKISGNQQTAGNLSAVIRDDFWGRYIQLVQEVVIPYQYEALHDRLPEAEPSHAIANFEIAAGRRTGEFHGFVFQDSDLAKWLEAVGYSLRLKRDPELEARADAVIDLVAAAQQPDGYLNTYFTVKEPGKRWTNLQDCHELYCAGHFIEAAVAYYEATGKDKLLNTMRRMVDHISSVFGPEEGKLKGYDGHQEIELALVKLYRLTGEEQYLKLSSFFIDQRGQEPNFLRQEWEARDRVTHWSSSPAGSIDLKYFQAHIPVREQTEAAGHSVRAVYMYTAMADLAALTGDRALHDACVRLWDNMTGKQMYITGGIGSTHKGEAFTFDYDLPNDTVYAETCASIGLIFFARRMLELEPDARYADVMERALYNNVLGSMAQDGRHYFYVNPLEVWPQACTCNPDKHHVKSERQGWFGCACCPPNVARLLTSMNQYIYTVHGDTLYTNLYIGSELNMTLGGTAVAVSQQSNYPWEGTVTLKVDPAEAAEFGIALRIPSWSSSAEIRVGGEKLSLDENVEQGYCVIRRVWNAGDTIELKLSMEAHRVYAHPELRADAGKTAIQRGPLVYCLEAADNSTPLSSIALHESAPFTEHFEASLLGGAVVVKGQGSRIEQAGWSGGLYSRAKAPVEAATITAIPYYLWGNRGSGEMKVWIPESKA, from the coding sequence ATGAATAAAATCAGCGGAAATCAGCAAACAGCCGGCAATCTGTCCGCAGTTATCCGGGATGACTTCTGGGGACGTTATATCCAGCTGGTCCAGGAGGTGGTCATTCCTTATCAGTATGAAGCGCTCCATGACCGGCTGCCGGAAGCGGAGCCGAGCCATGCAATTGCCAATTTCGAGATTGCCGCCGGCAGAAGAACAGGGGAGTTTCACGGCTTTGTGTTTCAGGACAGTGATCTCGCCAAATGGTTGGAGGCCGTCGGCTACTCGCTTAGGCTGAAGCGCGACCCCGAGCTGGAGGCCCGGGCTGACGCGGTCATTGATCTGGTCGCCGCAGCGCAGCAGCCGGATGGTTATCTGAACACTTATTTTACAGTTAAGGAGCCCGGCAAACGCTGGACCAATCTTCAGGATTGCCATGAACTGTACTGTGCCGGACATTTCATCGAAGCTGCGGTTGCCTATTATGAAGCCACAGGCAAGGACAAGCTGCTGAATACGATGCGCCGTATGGTCGATCATATCAGTTCCGTATTTGGACCGGAGGAAGGCAAGCTGAAGGGCTATGACGGGCATCAGGAAATCGAGCTTGCGCTGGTGAAGCTGTACCGGCTGACGGGTGAGGAGCAATATCTGAAGCTCAGCAGCTTTTTTATCGATCAAAGAGGCCAGGAGCCTAATTTTCTGCGGCAGGAATGGGAGGCCAGGGACCGGGTTACGCATTGGAGCAGCAGTCCGGCGGGCAGCATAGATCTGAAATACTTTCAGGCACATATTCCGGTAAGGGAACAGACAGAAGCTGCGGGCCATTCCGTCAGGGCGGTCTATATGTATACGGCAATGGCGGATCTGGCAGCGCTTACCGGAGATCGTGCATTGCACGATGCCTGTGTAAGATTATGGGACAATATGACGGGCAAGCAGATGTATATTACCGGCGGCATCGGGTCCACACATAAGGGTGAAGCGTTTACCTTCGATTATGACCTGCCCAATGATACGGTGTATGCCGAGACCTGCGCTTCAATCGGACTGATCTTTTTTGCCCGGCGGATGCTGGAGCTGGAACCGGATGCGCGCTATGCGGATGTGATGGAACGGGCGCTCTACAATAACGTTCTTGGGTCTATGGCACAGGACGGCAGACACTATTTCTATGTGAATCCGCTGGAGGTCTGGCCGCAGGCCTGCACCTGCAATCCGGATAAGCATCACGTGAAATCCGAGCGCCAGGGCTGGTTCGGCTGCGCCTGCTGTCCGCCGAATGTGGCCCGGCTGCTGACCTCAATGAATCAGTATATCTACACAGTTCACGGGGACACCCTGTACACCAATCTGTACATTGGCAGTGAATTGAACATGACACTGGGAGGGACGGCAGTCGCTGTCAGCCAGCAGAGCAACTATCCCTGGGAAGGGACCGTCACATTGAAGGTTGATCCGGCGGAAGCTGCCGAGTTCGGCATCGCTTTGCGTATTCCTTCCTGGAGCAGCAGTGCTGAGATCAGAGTGGGCGGCGAGAAACTGAGTCTGGATGAAAATGTGGAGCAGGGATACTGCGTGATCCGCCGGGTCTGGAACGCCGGGGACACGATTGAGCTGAAGCTCTCGATGGAAGCGCACCGGGTCTATGCCCATCCGGAGCTGCGGGCAGACGCCGGGAAGACTGCTATCCAGCGCGGACCGCTCGTCTATTGCCTGGAGGCCGCCGATAACAGCACACCGCTGAGCTCGATAGCATTACATGAATCCGCTCCGTTCACAGAGCATTTTGAAGCTTCGCTGCTAGGCGGTGCAGTAGTAGTAAAAGGCCAAGGCAGCCGGATAGAGCAGGCGGGCTGGAGCGGCGGCTTGTACAGCAGAGCGAAGGCGCCTGTGGAAGCCGCCACGATTACGGCCATTCCCTATTATTTGTGGGGCAACCGCGGCAGCGGCGAGATGAAGGTATGGATTCCGGAGAGCAAGGCGTAA
- a CDS encoding DUF817 domain-containing protein encodes MKSIIQLLHFGYHQAMSCIFPVAIFGTLALSSAIELPFIYRYDAILLILLAVQYLMYRSGLETIDEIKVICVFHVIGLLLEIYKVRMGSWAYPEPGLTKLLGVPLYSGFMYASVASFMCQIWRRLKMDMTGWPGLAAAGLLGGAIYLNFFTHHFIPDFRWWLTALVLIVFWRTWIIYRVRNATYRMPLTLAFFIVGFFIWLAENIATFFNAWRYPNQYQAWHLVSLSKISSWFLLVIISVIIVAQLKHVKAGRETKI; translated from the coding sequence TTGAAATCCATAATACAGCTGCTGCATTTTGGCTATCATCAAGCGATGAGCTGCATATTTCCGGTTGCGATTTTTGGAACTTTAGCTCTTTCCAGCGCAATCGAGCTGCCCTTCATTTACCGTTATGATGCCATTCTTTTGATCCTGCTTGCCGTGCAGTACCTTATGTACCGCAGTGGATTAGAAACAATCGACGAGATCAAAGTGATCTGCGTATTTCATGTGATTGGTTTGCTGCTGGAAATCTATAAGGTAAGGATGGGGTCATGGGCATACCCTGAGCCCGGGTTAACGAAGCTGCTCGGTGTACCGCTCTATAGCGGATTTATGTATGCGAGTGTAGCAAGCTTTATGTGCCAGATCTGGCGCAGACTGAAGATGGATATGACCGGCTGGCCGGGGCTTGCTGCTGCGGGATTACTGGGAGGAGCCATCTATCTGAACTTTTTTACACATCATTTTATTCCTGATTTCCGCTGGTGGCTGACCGCGCTTGTGCTGATTGTCTTTTGGAGAACATGGATCATCTACCGGGTTCGCAACGCCACTTACCGGATGCCCTTGACCCTTGCTTTTTTTATTGTAGGTTTTTTTATCTGGTTAGCTGAAAATATAGCTACATTTTTTAATGCCTGGAGATATCCCAACCAATATCAGGCCTGGCATCTGGTCAGCCTCAGCAAGATCAGTTCGTGGTTCCTTCTGGTCATCATTAGCGTCATAATTGTTGCCCAGCTTAAACATGTCAAAGCCGGGCGGGAAACGAAAATCTGA
- a CDS encoding P-loop NTPase family protein, with translation MKSKLVLIEGLPGSGKTTTAQLVHEILTEMNLTSRLFLEGDLDHPADYDGVAHFTKNEFVELLSTFEKHRDLLSNRVVKQDNNYFMAYRKLKNEYGASFPDELLHASAGNDVYELPLDQNRKLIAERWKKFADGALKGSDIFVFDCCFIQNPVTIGMIKYGAQKEDVISYVAELAVIAERLNPLLIYVEQNDLDHSFRKAVAERPEEWSGGFIEYYTNQGYGKKHGHTGLEGTLQVLQARRKLEAEIFSGLKIAKQKVNNSSYDINEYKQVIAEILSQYFSQVT, from the coding sequence ATGAAATCGAAGTTAGTTTTGATTGAGGGATTACCAGGGTCCGGGAAGACCACAACGGCTCAGCTTGTTCATGAAATTCTCACAGAAATGAACCTAACATCCCGGCTTTTTCTAGAAGGGGATTTGGATCATCCTGCGGATTACGATGGAGTCGCCCATTTTACAAAAAATGAATTCGTTGAACTATTGAGTACCTTTGAAAAGCATAGAGATCTATTAAGCAATCGTGTGGTCAAACAAGATAACAATTACTTCATGGCCTACCGGAAACTTAAAAATGAATACGGAGCAAGCTTTCCAGATGAGCTGCTGCATGCATCAGCCGGAAATGATGTGTATGAATTGCCGCTGGATCAAAACAGAAAACTGATAGCAGAGCGCTGGAAAAAGTTCGCAGATGGTGCACTAAAGGGCTCAGACATCTTTGTTTTTGATTGCTGCTTTATACAAAACCCTGTAACCATAGGAATGATTAAATACGGCGCACAGAAGGAAGATGTTATAAGTTATGTTGCGGAGCTGGCAGTGATCGCGGAGCGGCTGAATCCATTGTTGATTTACGTCGAACAGAACGATCTTGATCATTCTTTCCGAAAGGCTGTTGCAGAAAGACCTGAAGAATGGTCCGGGGGCTTCATTGAATATTATACAAACCAGGGTTATGGAAAAAAGCATGGGCACACAGGTCTGGAGGGAACCCTGCAGGTTCTTCAGGCCAGAAGAAAGCTGGAAGCAGAAATTTTTAGCGGCTTAAAAATAGCCAAGCAAAAAGTGAATAACTCATCTTATGACATTAACGAATATAAGCAAGTTATTGCGGAGATTCTATCCCAATACTTTAGCCAGGTAACCTAA
- a CDS encoding GH36-type glycosyl hydrolase domain-containing protein: protein MKFGTFDDTRKEYVINTPKTPYPWINYLGNEQFFGLISNTAGGYTFYRDARMRRLTRYRYNNIPLDTGGRYYYLYDGGDFWTPGWMPVKRDLDFYECRHGLGYTSITGERNGISVNQLAFVPMGHNAEVHRLVVKNTGSAKKSVKLFSFAEFCLWNAQDDMTNFQRNLSTGEVEVKDSVIYHKTEYRERRNHYAFYSVNKPIDGFDTDRESFLGMYNGLDNPQAVAAGEAANSVASGWSPIGSHALNITLEPGEEQSFIFVLGYIENPEDEKWEALNVINKKPALAVIEQFATDAQVDAALAVLAAHWDNLLSKYQIQSGDEKLNRMVNIWNPYQCMVTFNMSRSASYFESGIGRGMGFRDSNQDLLGFVHQIPERARERILDIAATQFEDGSAYHQYQPLTKKGNNEVGSGFNDDPLWLISGTAAYIKETGDYSILDEQVPFDSNPDNTATLFEHLKRSFEHVTNNLGPHGLPLIGRADWNDCLNLNCFSTEPGESFQTTENIAGGIAESVFIAGLFVFVGPDYAEICRMRGLDDAAADAVAKIDNMREITLTHGFDGDWFLRAYDHYGDKVGSKENEEGQIFIEPQGICVMAGIGVEDGQAAKALTSVQERLDTKYGIVLQQPPYSKYYLNLGEISTYPPGYKENAGIFCHNNPWIMIAETVLGHGDRAFEIYKKIAPAYLEDISEVHRMEPYVYSQMIAGKDAVRHGEAKNSWLTGTAAWNYVAITQSILGIQADFAGLKVDPCIPAAWDSFEITRVFRGDTYVIQIKNPNHVSKGVASLTLDGTAVGGNIIVPVGDGAVHHVVVELG, encoded by the coding sequence ATGAAATTCGGAACCTTTGACGACACTCGCAAAGAGTACGTAATCAACACTCCTAAAACGCCTTACCCATGGATTAACTACCTCGGCAACGAGCAGTTTTTCGGCCTCATCTCCAATACTGCCGGCGGTTACACCTTCTACCGGGATGCCCGTATGAGAAGACTTACCCGTTACCGGTATAACAATATTCCGCTGGACACAGGCGGACGCTACTACTATCTGTATGACGGCGGTGATTTCTGGACCCCGGGCTGGATGCCGGTTAAGCGCGACCTCGATTTCTACGAGTGCCGTCACGGTCTCGGCTATACCTCGATCACAGGCGAACGTAACGGCATTTCCGTGAACCAGCTCGCTTTTGTACCGATGGGCCACAACGCCGAAGTGCACCGGCTGGTGGTTAAGAATACCGGCTCCGCGAAGAAATCCGTGAAGCTGTTCTCTTTTGCCGAATTCTGTCTCTGGAATGCCCAGGATGATATGACCAACTTCCAGCGCAACCTCAGCACCGGCGAAGTTGAAGTCAAGGATTCCGTCATTTACCACAAAACCGAATACCGCGAGCGCAGAAACCATTACGCTTTCTATTCTGTGAACAAACCAATCGACGGCTTCGATACCGACCGTGAATCGTTCCTCGGCATGTACAACGGCCTGGATAACCCGCAGGCGGTTGCAGCCGGTGAAGCCGCCAATTCCGTAGCCAGCGGCTGGTCGCCGATCGGCTCCCACGCCCTGAACATCACGCTGGAGCCTGGCGAAGAGCAAAGCTTCATCTTTGTGCTCGGCTACATCGAAAATCCCGAAGACGAGAAATGGGAAGCGCTGAATGTCATCAACAAAAAACCGGCGCTGGCTGTCATCGAACAGTTCGCTACAGACGCCCAGGTGGATGCTGCTCTTGCAGTTCTGGCTGCGCACTGGGATAACCTGCTGTCCAAATATCAGATCCAGAGCGGCGACGAGAAGCTTAACCGCATGGTTAACATCTGGAATCCATACCAATGTATGGTTACCTTCAACATGTCCCGTTCGGCATCCTATTTTGAATCCGGGATTGGCCGCGGCATGGGCTTCCGTGACTCCAACCAGGACTTGCTCGGGTTCGTGCATCAGATTCCTGAGCGGGCCAGAGAACGTATCCTGGATATCGCGGCTACCCAGTTCGAAGACGGCAGCGCGTACCACCAGTACCAGCCGCTCACCAAAAAAGGCAACAACGAAGTCGGCTCCGGCTTCAATGACGATCCGCTCTGGCTGATTTCAGGAACCGCTGCCTACATCAAGGAAACCGGCGACTATTCCATTCTGGATGAGCAGGTTCCTTTTGACAGCAATCCGGACAATACCGCTACCCTGTTCGAGCATTTGAAGCGTTCCTTCGAACACGTCACCAACAACCTCGGACCGCATGGCCTGCCGCTGATCGGACGCGCAGACTGGAATGACTGTCTGAACCTGAACTGCTTCTCCACCGAACCGGGCGAATCGTTCCAGACGACTGAGAATATCGCAGGCGGCATAGCGGAATCCGTGTTTATCGCAGGTCTGTTCGTCTTCGTTGGACCGGACTATGCCGAAATCTGCCGTATGCGCGGACTGGACGATGCAGCTGCGGATGCAGTTGCGAAGATCGACAATATGCGTGAAATCACACTGACCCACGGCTTCGACGGCGACTGGTTCCTCCGCGCTTACGATCACTACGGCGACAAGGTCGGCAGCAAGGAAAATGAGGAAGGCCAGATCTTCATCGAGCCGCAGGGGATTTGCGTAATGGCCGGTATCGGGGTAGAAGACGGTCAAGCGGCCAAGGCCCTGACTTCCGTACAGGAACGCCTGGATACGAAATACGGTATCGTTTTGCAGCAGCCGCCTTACTCCAAGTACTATCTGAACCTGGGTGAAATTTCCACATACCCTCCAGGCTACAAGGAAAATGCGGGTATTTTCTGCCACAACAACCCATGGATCATGATTGCCGAAACCGTGCTGGGCCATGGCGACAGAGCTTTTGAAATCTATAAGAAAATTGCTCCGGCTTACCTGGAAGACATCAGCGAAGTTCACCGTATGGAACCGTACGTGTACTCGCAAATGATCGCAGGTAAAGATGCCGTACGCCACGGGGAAGCGAAAAACTCCTGGCTGACAGGTACCGCTGCCTGGAACTATGTGGCGATCACACAGTCGATTCTCGGAATTCAAGCGGATTTCGCCGGTCTGAAAGTAGATCCTTGTATCCCTGCAGCGTGGGACAGCTTCGAAATCACCCGCGTCTTCCGTGGAGATACTTACGTGATTCAGATCAAGAATCCGAACCATGTCTCCAAGGGCGTAGCCAGCCTTACCCTCGACGGCACAGCCGTAGGAGGCAACATCATCGTCCCTGTGGGCGACGGCGCTGTGCATCATGTCGTTGTAGAGCTGGGCTAA
- a CDS encoding LacI family DNA-binding transcriptional regulator gives MRSEDIAKLAGVSRSTVSRVINNYSNVPEETRAKVLKVIEQHQYEPNSFARALAGKKTDTIGLFAISMNEKENATRIYQNNYFAPFVDAVVDTANARGCYVLIHTVYSPDDFLKVKQAFLQKRIDGGIIVGTQKDIDIVREMVNLEFPLVLIDYDISEIMSEHLDRNHLAIVNSKDYEGTVEAIEYLISLGHEEIGMICGRMNTYSGRERYMAYEDTLKKHGLALRESFILQGDFLKETAYEEVTKLLASGAALPTAFFSANDDMAISAMEAFSEHGISVPEDISIAGFDDVQLASRIHPKLTSVRLPIYEMSKAAVEKVIELCDSRQPTFSTISFPARLVQRDSCQPPKI, from the coding sequence ATGCGCAGCGAAGATATAGCAAAGCTCGCCGGGGTATCCCGAAGCACGGTTTCCCGCGTGATCAACAATTATTCCAACGTCCCTGAGGAGACCCGGGCCAAGGTGCTGAAGGTGATTGAGCAGCATCAGTACGAACCCAACAGCTTCGCCCGGGCTCTGGCCGGCAAGAAGACCGACACGATCGGGCTTTTCGCTATCAGCATGAATGAGAAAGAGAATGCGACCCGGATTTATCAGAACAATTACTTCGCGCCTTTCGTTGATGCCGTTGTCGACACTGCGAATGCCCGCGGCTGTTATGTGCTGATCCACACCGTATATTCTCCGGACGATTTCCTGAAGGTGAAGCAGGCCTTCCTGCAGAAACGGATTGACGGCGGCATTATCGTCGGCACCCAGAAGGATATTGATATCGTGCGGGAAATGGTCAATCTTGAATTTCCGCTTGTGCTGATCGATTACGACATTTCGGAGATTATGTCAGAACATCTGGACCGCAATCATCTGGCTATCGTGAATTCCAAGGACTATGAGGGCACCGTCGAAGCGATTGAGTACCTGATCAGCCTGGGCCATGAAGAAATTGGCATGATCTGCGGGCGCATGAATACGTACTCCGGGCGGGAGCGTTACATGGCATACGAGGATACGCTGAAGAAGCATGGATTGGCGCTGAGGGAGAGCTTCATCCTGCAGGGTGATTTTCTCAAAGAGACCGCTTATGAAGAGGTCACGAAGCTGCTGGCTTCCGGCGCTGCTCTGCCGACCGCCTTCTTCTCCGCCAACGATGACATGGCTATCTCTGCAATGGAAGCGTTCTCTGAACACGGAATATCCGTACCGGAGGACATCTCCATCGCCGGATTCGACGATGTGCAGCTGGCTTCACGCATTCATCCGAAGCTGACCTCCGTCCGTCTGCCGATTTATGAAATGTCCAAGGCCGCAGTCGAAAAAGTGATTGAGCTGTGCGATTCCCGCCAGCCGACCTTCAGTACCATCAGCTTCCCGGCCAGGCTTGTCCAGAGAGATTCCTGCCAGCCGCCGAAGATCTGA